From the Solibacillus sp. FSL R5-0449 genome, one window contains:
- a CDS encoding glutathione ABC transporter substrate-binding protein — MSFSKKSLWMLLLTFTLALVLAACAGGDDSEDTSSDSGDTGTETNSDSGTTEEAAAGGDLIIAELSDASSLDPHGSNDVPSSNIQSNLYETLVNRDADGELVPGLAESWTQVDDVTWEFKLKQGVTFHDGEEFNAEAVKASFDRLLDPEVASPRAFLFEMVTEVKVVDESTVQFITEYPFSPLLAHLTHNGGSIISPKSIEEDYAAMEADSSVKAGSVIGTNPVGTGPFKFESWTPGTEIKLVKFEEYAGTPAHIDSVTFKVVPESATRVAELQSGYAHIIGAVEPGQVANVNSFDGASVLETASSSLTYLGFNTEKEPFNDPKVRQAISKAIDRPTLIEGIYEGYGIPAISPLAPGIFGYTEDVTSMAYNMDEAKALLAEAGYADGFETTIWTNDNPARQQVAIVLQENLKKLNIQAEIEVMEFGSYLEKTAAGEHDMFILGWSNPTGDADYGLYALFHSSQHGDPGNRSFYTSEKVDELLENGRREADPTAREAIYKEALQLISDESPMAFVLHPYTLTGVSDQVSGFNVGTDSIYQLRDVKISE; from the coding sequence ATGTCATTTTCTAAAAAGTCGCTATGGATGCTGCTTCTTACATTTACACTTGCACTTGTGCTAGCTGCATGTGCCGGCGGAGATGATTCAGAAGACACATCATCAGATAGCGGAGATACTGGAACTGAAACAAATTCTGACTCTGGTACTACAGAGGAGGCTGCGGCTGGCGGCGACTTAATTATCGCCGAGTTATCTGATGCAAGCTCATTGGATCCACATGGTTCAAATGACGTACCATCATCCAACATCCAATCAAACCTTTATGAAACATTAGTAAACCGTGATGCAGACGGGGAATTAGTACCTGGTCTTGCAGAATCTTGGACTCAAGTAGACGATGTAACTTGGGAATTCAAACTTAAACAAGGTGTTACTTTCCATGACGGTGAAGAATTTAATGCAGAAGCAGTAAAAGCATCATTCGACCGTTTATTAGACCCAGAAGTTGCATCTCCACGAGCTTTCTTATTTGAGATGGTAACAGAAGTTAAAGTAGTAGATGAATCTACTGTTCAATTTATAACTGAATACCCGTTCTCACCATTACTTGCTCACTTAACGCATAATGGTGGTAGTATTATTTCACCAAAATCAATTGAAGAAGATTACGCTGCAATGGAAGCTGATTCATCAGTTAAAGCTGGTTCTGTAATCGGAACAAACCCTGTCGGTACTGGTCCATTCAAATTTGAGAGCTGGACTCCAGGTACTGAAATTAAATTAGTTAAGTTCGAAGAATATGCTGGCACTCCAGCACACATTGATTCTGTAACATTCAAAGTAGTACCAGAAAGTGCTACTCGTGTTGCGGAATTACAATCAGGTTATGCACACATTATCGGTGCAGTTGAGCCTGGTCAAGTAGCAAATGTTAATAGTTTTGACGGCGCTTCTGTATTGGAAACTGCTTCTTCATCTTTAACATACCTTGGTTTCAATACTGAAAAAGAACCTTTCAACGATCCAAAAGTACGTCAGGCAATTTCTAAAGCAATCGACCGCCCGACTTTAATCGAAGGTATTTATGAAGGCTACGGTATTCCTGCGATTTCACCATTAGCTCCTGGTATTTTCGGATACACAGAAGATGTGACTTCTATGGCTTACAACATGGATGAAGCGAAAGCATTACTTGCAGAAGCAGGCTATGCGGACGGCTTCGAAACAACAATTTGGACGAATGATAATCCAGCTCGTCAACAAGTTGCCATTGTTTTACAAGAAAACTTGAAAAAATTAAACATTCAAGCTGAAATCGAAGTAATGGAGTTCGGTTCATACTTGGAAAAAACTGCTGCTGGTGAGCACGATATGTTCATCTTAGGCTGGTCTAACCCAACTGGTGATGCGGACTACGGTCTATATGCATTATTCCACTCTTCACAACATGGTGACCCAGGTAACCGTTCATTCTACACAAGCGAAAAAGTAGATGAATTATTAGAAAATGGTCGTCGTGAAGCAGATCCAACTGCACGTGAAGCAATCTACAAAGAAGCTTTACAACTTATCTCAGACGAGTCGCCAATGGCATTCGTATTACACCCATATACTTTAACTGGTGTATCTGATCAAGTTTCTGGCTTCAACGTTGGTACTGACAGCATCTATCAATTACGTGACGTTAAAATTAGCGAGTAA
- a CDS encoding SGNH/GDSL hydrolase family protein: MRKIIYSLIFCIALFPTGALADEREVYIALGDSLAAGQTPYSQIDAGYTDYIALQLERNGKLGHFSKELTFPGYRVGNVIETVQSEKAAPLLSEATLITLSAGANNLLPLITHNPQQGTIAFNQLNANFALNEVRTQMGELLSLIIEKAPKATVYVLGYYFPYVSVHNEQAEGAVEAVQLLNTILKQETERAGYIFVDVYEPFEPQRATYLPNVADVHPNQLGYRIMANEMLKSYAGNEGLILPIDAMPAPNPKTFEEILQLQRDSAVEEVPQPHIALHTLDQPRPIVA, encoded by the coding sequence ATGCGGAAAATAATATACAGTCTTATTTTTTGTATTGCTCTGTTTCCAACGGGAGCATTAGCCGATGAAAGGGAAGTTTATATTGCACTTGGCGACTCTTTGGCGGCAGGGCAAACACCTTACAGTCAAATTGATGCAGGTTATACCGATTACATTGCTTTGCAGCTGGAGCGCAATGGCAAGCTCGGACATTTTTCAAAAGAACTTACTTTCCCGGGTTACCGTGTTGGAAATGTCATTGAAACTGTTCAGTCTGAAAAAGCTGCACCATTACTAAGTGAAGCTACATTAATCACACTGTCAGCCGGAGCGAATAATCTTTTGCCGCTTATTACCCATAACCCGCAACAGGGGACAATCGCTTTTAATCAGCTTAACGCGAATTTCGCATTAAATGAAGTGCGTACCCAAATGGGGGAGCTGCTTTCGCTAATTATTGAAAAGGCACCGAAAGCGACAGTTTATGTACTTGGCTATTATTTTCCTTATGTAAGTGTTCATAATGAACAGGCAGAGGGAGCGGTAGAGGCGGTACAGCTTTTAAATACGATATTGAAGCAGGAAACGGAAAGAGCAGGCTATATATTTGTGGATGTATATGAACCATTTGAACCGCAGCGTGCAACATATTTGCCGAATGTGGCGGATGTGCATCCAAACCAGCTAGGCTATCGGATTATGGCTAATGAAATGTTGAAAAGCTATGCCGGGAATGAGGGACTCATTTTACCAATCGATGCAATGCCAGCCCCAAACCCGAAAACATTTGAAGAAATACTGCAGCTGCAAAGGGATTCAGCTGTAGAAGAAGTACCACAACCACATATCGCACTGCATACGCTGGATCAACCGAGACCGATAGTCGCATAA
- a CDS encoding aminopeptidase, whose amino-acid sequence MTFQEKLEQFADLAVRIGVNIQKGQYLLINTSTDTLEFTRIVVKKAYEAGASRVHVNLTDASFERSYYENVTVEETANFPKWVVAQREELIERKGALLWIDAENPDLLAGIDSAKIGAQQKAAGAALVNYRKAVMNDDIAWSIIAVPSPKWAAKVFPDLPEQEQVPALWDAIFKTVRIGEGDAVANWQTHIENLHTRADMLNKKKYAKLHYTAPGTDLTIELPDKHLWKSGSSEAPDGTTFIANMPTEEVFTLPAKYGVNGYVSNTKPLVYKGNIIDDFKLTFEKGKIVNVEAKVGQDLLQQLVASDEGSSYLGEVALVPHESPISSSNILYYNTLFDENASNHLAIGEAYPTCYEGGKELEKGQLEALGINTSITHEDFMIGSADMDIDGILADGTTEPIFRKGNWAF is encoded by the coding sequence ATGACATTCCAAGAGAAGTTAGAGCAATTTGCAGATTTAGCCGTTCGTATCGGTGTAAATATTCAAAAAGGGCAATATTTATTAATCAACACATCTACGGATACGCTTGAATTTACACGCATAGTCGTTAAAAAAGCATATGAAGCCGGTGCAAGCCGTGTTCATGTAAACTTAACGGATGCCAGCTTTGAGCGTTCTTATTATGAAAATGTTACGGTGGAAGAAACAGCTAATTTTCCGAAATGGGTTGTTGCACAACGTGAAGAATTAATTGAACGTAAAGGTGCGCTTCTTTGGATCGATGCGGAAAATCCGGATTTACTGGCAGGTATTGATTCTGCGAAAATCGGCGCACAGCAAAAAGCAGCCGGGGCAGCATTAGTGAACTACCGTAAAGCTGTTATGAATGATGATATTGCATGGTCAATTATCGCTGTTCCTTCGCCGAAATGGGCGGCAAAAGTATTCCCGGATTTACCGGAACAGGAGCAAGTTCCAGCATTGTGGGATGCTATCTTCAAAACAGTGCGTATTGGTGAAGGGGATGCCGTAGCGAACTGGCAAACTCATATTGAAAATTTACACACACGTGCAGATATGCTGAATAAGAAAAAATATGCGAAGCTCCATTATACGGCACCTGGGACAGACTTGACGATTGAACTTCCGGACAAACATTTATGGAAAAGCGGAAGCAGCGAAGCACCTGATGGTACGACATTCATCGCGAATATGCCGACAGAAGAAGTCTTTACGCTGCCTGCAAAATATGGTGTGAACGGCTATGTATCAAATACAAAACCGCTCGTCTATAAAGGAAATATTATTGATGATTTCAAACTGACTTTTGAAAAAGGTAAGATCGTGAATGTTGAGGCAAAGGTAGGCCAGGACTTATTACAGCAGTTAGTTGCTTCAGATGAAGGATCTTCATATTTAGGTGAAGTAGCATTAGTGCCGCATGAATCACCTATTTCTTCATCAAATATTTTATATTACAACACATTATTCGATGAAAATGCCTCTAACCATTTAGCAATCGGAGAAGCATATCCGACATGCTATGAAGGGGGCAAGGAACTCGAAAAGGGTCAACTGGAAGCATTGGGGATTAATACATCGATCACACATGAAGATTTCATGATCGGCAGTGCTGACATGGATATTGACGGGATTTTGGCAGATGGTACAACAGAACCGATTTTCAGAAAAGGTAATTGGGCATTCTAG